A single window of Gadus morhua chromosome 22, gadMor3.0, whole genome shotgun sequence DNA harbors:
- the LOC115535694 gene encoding serine/threonine-protein phosphatase 6 regulatory ankyrin repeat subunit A isoform X2, producing the protein MQSARTSRVCIVVLEEVEEDESPTASTTPPPPRPKSSPDRKSHHAPRRVLTHQDHKASLLKAIFKVDANEVRSLIFKKEDVNIQDLEKRTPLHAAAYLGNAEIMELLILSGARVNAKDNKWLTPLHRAVASCSEEAVSVLLKHSADVNARDKNWQTPLHVAAGNKAVRCAEALVPLLSNVNVADRAGRTALHHAAFSGHLEMVKLLLSRGANINALDKKDRRAIHWAAYMGQADVVRLLVVRGAEVDCKDKQGFTPLHAAASSGMAAVLHHLLGLGVPVNDVNSLGNSPLHVACYNGQNVVVHELLASGANVNQVNKQGITALHFAASTHQGALCQELLLANKAHVNPRSKDGKTPLHMAASHGRFSRAQSLIKNGAELDLEDKSGNSAVHLAARHGHQMVVAALIDHGAATAKRGSHGMFPLHLAALSGFSHCCRKLLPSGFDIDTPDDFGRTCLHAAAAGGNVECLNLLLNAGADFNRRDNFGRTPLHYAAANCNYHCVFALVGSGASVRELDKRGCSPLHYAAAGDAAGKCLEYLLRNDADPAVRDHHGFSPVHYASAYGHTLCLELIASETPLDVLMDTSGLELLSDSECSAPVSPLHLADLHIPHIDWEDSGLIPDPYCGVHVPESDYPLRPEELAGLHAAVDPLAPSTCMGVDIFMAAVQYMQSLGYIYKIMYPHFMSDSQIIQLPEL; encoded by the exons ATGCAGTCGGCGCGGACCAGCCGCGTGTGTAtcgtggtgctggaggaggtggaggaggacgagtcCCCCACCGCCTcgaccacaccaccacctcctcgacCAAAATCCTCTCCGGACCGCAAATCCCATCATGCCCCGCGTCGGGTTCTAACTCATCAGGACCACAAG GCCTCTCTGCTGAAAGCCATCTTCAAGGTAGACGCAAATGAAGTTCGCTCGCTCATCTTCAAGAAAGAGGATGTCAACATCCAG gacCTGGAGAAGCGGACCCCCCTGCACGCGGCCGCGTACCTGGGGAACGCCGAGATCATGGAGCTGCTCATTCTCTCAG GAGCCAGAGTTAATGCCAAAGACAACAAATGGTTGACTCCTCTTCACCGAGCTGTCGCTTCTTGTAGTGAG gaggcaGTGTCCGTGCTGCTGAAGCACAGCGCCGACGTCAACGCCCGCGACAAGAACTGGCAGACGCCGCTGCACGTCGCCGCCGGCAACAAGGCGGTGCGCTGCGCCGAGGCGCTGGTGCCGCTGCTGAGCAACGTCAACGTGGCGGACCGGGCGGGCCGCACCGCGCTGCACCACGCGGCCTTCAGCGGACACCTGGAG ATGGTGAAGCTGCTGCTGTCCAGAGGGGCCAACATCAACGCCTTGGACAAAAAGGACAGAAGGGCCATTCACTGGGCAGCCTACATGG GTCAGGCTGACGTGGTGAGGCTGCTGGTGGTCCGAGGGGCAGAGGTGGACTGTAAGGACAAGCAGGGCTTCACCCCCCTCCACGCGGCCGCCTCCAGCGGCATGGCCGCCGTCCTGCATCATCTGCTGGGCCTGGGGGTCCCG gtcaaCGATGTGAATAGCCTAGGTAACAGCCCGCTCCATGTGGCCTGTTATAACGGACAGAACGTGGTGGTCCATGAACTCCTTGCCTCTGGGGCCAACGTCAACCAA GTGAACAAGCAGGGAATCACTGCACTGCACTTTGccgcctccacccaccagggggcgctgtgtcaAGAACTGCTGCTGGCCAACAAAGCTCACGTCAACCCCAGA aGTAAAGACGGGAAGACTCCCCTCCACATGGCCGCTTCCCACGGCAGGTTCTCTCGTGCTCAGTCCCTTATTAAGaacg gtgcgGAGCTTGACTTGGAGGACAAGAGCGGGAACTCTGCGGTCCACCTTGCCGCCCGCCACggccaccagatggtggtcgccGCCCTCATCGACCACGGCGCCGCCACCGCCAA GAGAGGATCTCATGGGATGTTTCCCCTGCACCTCGCCGCACTCAGCGGCTTCTCACACTGCTGCAGGAAGCTGCTCCCTTCAG GCTTTGACATAGACACCCCGGATGACTTCGGAAGGACCTGTCTACAtgctgctgcagcaggagg GAATGTGGAGTGTTTGAACCTGCTGTTGAACGCGGGAGCAGACTTCAACAGGAGGGACAACTTTGGCCG gaccccgctCCACTACGCTGCGGCCAACTGTAACTACCACTGTGTGTTCGCCCTGGTGGGCTCCGGGGCCAGCGTCAGAGAGCTGGACAAGAGGGGCTGCAGCCCCCTGCACTACGCAGCCGCCGGAGACGCAGCCGGGAA gtgccTGGAGTACCTGTTGAGGAACGATGCGGACCCAGCTGTGCGAGACCACCACGGCTTCAGCCCTGTGCACTACGCCTCGGCCTACGGTCACACGCTGTGCCTGGAACTG ATTGCTAGTGAGACGCCCCTGGATGTG CTGATGGACACATCTGGACTGGAGCTGCTGAGTGATTCAGAGTGCAGCGCCCCCGTCAGCCCGCTGCACCTGGCC GATTTACACATTCCTCACATCGACTGGGAGGACAGTGGCCTCATTCCGGATCCTTACTGTGGTGTCCATGTGCCCGAGAGTGACTACCCTCTCAGGCCTGAGGAACTTGCGGGACTTCATGCAGCAGTGGACCCACTGGCACCGTCCACATGCATGGGGGTGGACATATTCATGGCTGCAGTGCAGTACATGCAAAGCTTAGGGTATATATATAAGATTATGTACCCTCATTTCATGAGTGATTCTCAGATCATTCAGCTCCCAGAGCTTTAG